GGTTTTGCATCGAGTACATACCACATTTCTGTTTTGCCAAGCTCGCCAGGAGGAAGTGCCTCATACTCGTCTGTTGGATGAACCTGCACGGACAGGTCATCGTTGCAGTCAAGCAGCTTAATCAGAAGGGGGAAACGGCCGCCTTTTTCGGAAACGCCTTTGGTTCCAAGCCATTCGGTGCCCAGTTGTTCACGAACTTCATCCAGACCCTTGCCAGCCAGTGCTCCATTTAATACCTTGGTTGTACCGTTTGGATGATCCGCAATCATCCATCCTTCTCCGATATGTCCTTCAGGGGGCGTAAGGCCGAATTGCTCCAGCGCACGACCGCCCCATACACGTTCTTTGAATTCAGGTTGGAATTGTAGTGGGTATGGCGTAGACATCAGTAATCTCTCCTCTAGTATATGAAATGGTGGATCGCTTTAATCAGTCATGGGCATGTAGTCGCCATGAGCAAACAAGTGAATACGTTTGCATATGTAGATGTAGAACACAGATCGCAGTAAGAAAAAGTCGTTAATAGCTCACCTTGCGATTGTGTCTAGTTTATTGTATTTGGTGAACAAAGGAAATTATTTTTTCTCGATTCCGATCAGAAAAGGAGAAGTTTCTCGCTGCAATTGGCGATACATCACAACCTGTGCCTGTTCCACCGGCAGGGCAGAGGACCATTCCAATACGGCTGCCGCTTCCTGTGCGCCTCCGTCATGACCGGGGTAGAGTACAACCGTAATGATTCCGCGAGGGCGTAATAAAGCGAGTGCAGCCTCGAGTGCAGCGATCGTGCTGTCAGTCTCGGTGATGATGGAGGAATCTGCACTTTCTGAAGGCAGGTACCCCAGATTAAACATAACTGCACCAACCGCACCAAGCCATGACTCAGGAACCGCTTCTGCCATTCGATCATGGCTTAGTTGCAGCATGGAGATGGAGCCAAGCTTGGCTTCATCGGTTTGTTTTCGAATCCGGGCCTGTGCCAGCGTGAGGGCTTCACTTTGAATATCGAATCCAATGACTTGACCACGCCTGCCTACTTGTTGTGCCAAAAATAGTGTGTCTGCTCCTGTACCAACCGTTGCATCTATGGCCAGATCACCTGGCTGCAGACGGGAAGCAATCCACTGATGTGCACAGCTGAGAACCGAAAGAAAGCCCATCTATGCTCGCCTCCAATACTTACCTTGCCATGAATCCCGCTCTCGCAGCTCACGATCAATGGAGTTCAACACTTCCCATTTGTTCATGGACCACATCGGTCCAATCAGCAGATCACGCGGTGCGTCACCTGTAAGACGGTGCACGATCATTTCCGGTGGAAGCATCTCCAGTGTATCTACGATCAGTTTGATGTACTCGTCCTGATCCAGAAAACGTAAAAGACCAGCTTCGTATTGCTTCACCATTGGTGTTTTGCGCATCAGATGCAGCAGGTGAATCTTGATTCCCTGTACATCCATATTGGCAACTGCCCGTCCAGTCTCCAGCATCATCTCATGTGTCTCTTGAGGCAGACCATATATGATATGTGTACACACTCGTATATTCCGTTTTCGCAGTTTCTCAACCGCTTCTTCGTAACACTTCGTGTCGTGCGCGCGATTAATCAATGTTGATGTGGAATCATGGATCGTTTGAAGGCCCATCTCAACCCACAGATAGGTGCGTTCGTTCAGTTCAGCCAAATAATCAACAACGTCATCTGGCAAACAATCCGGGCGAGTGGCGATGGACAAACCAACAACACCGGGTTGCTCAAGAATTTCTTCAAAATATTCGCGCAGCTCCTCAACCGGAGCATACGTATTCGTATAGGCTTGGAAATAGCCAATATAATGGGCTGTAGGCCACTTGAGGTGCTGTTTATCTCGAATTGTATTGAATTGGGTGACCAGATCTTCACGTCTGCTGCCAGCAAAATCGCCTGACCCACGCGCACTGCAGAAGGTGCAGCCACCTTTGGCAATGGAACCATCGCGGTTGGGACAGGTGAATCCAGCATCCAGCATCACTTTGAAAACCTTATTGTTAAATTGATCGCGCATCTCATAATTCCAGGTATGGAATCGTTTATCTCCCCGCAGGAGAGGGGACTGTAATGCAGGTGCATTCATCTTCAGGGTACTCCTTTGGCTGTCGAATTACCGTAATCATACGTGAACAAAAGAAGAAGCGCTATGCGATTTCCGTCATAGACGATGGATAGCGATTATAGGTGTCTTCATGAACTTTTATCATTGTATCAAAAAACGAAAAAAAAAGGGAATCGAAACGCAAAAATAGGCCGTAAAATCAAGGTTTTCTCCTTGCTATAGTTTACACCTTATGTTATATTTAAATCAGCGTCAGACACCATCTAATGGGTATTATTCATCATAGCATTTGAATCAACGTTGACGTCATGGACCATACTATACCGTGAGGTGATATGAATGAATTCCCAAGTTAAAAACAATGAATTGAATCATGTGTCTGTTGAATTGACGGCAGAAGAAGCACTGGCTTTAACAGGTGTTCGTTTTAATGGAAATCCGAAAGTGAAAGCGGCTGCAAGACAAAAAGTTCGCGATGCTTTCGAAAAGACATTTGATTTTTCACACCAAGATAAGGTAGACTATGAACTACTAAAGTAGTTGGACCCCAATTCCAAATAAATCGAAGAGGGAATCTTTGAGATTTGCCCAAAGTGGCAGATCCGAAGATTCCCTTTTCATTGCTCTTTACAATTTGCCAGTTCTTCGGCAAAATAAGTCTGAGACAAGTATGGGACAAACGGAGGAATAAAATGCGTTTACGTGGCAGAAAAGGGATAAGAGAAAATCTGGAGCAACAAGTTGATCTTGTTGTACTGGACCCTAAGCAACATAAAGGAAAATGGTCTGAACTGTTTGGCAATGATCACCCGATCTTCGTGGAATTTGGTATGGGTAAAGGTCAATTTATCAGCCAAATGAGTTATAAATATCCGGAATTTAATTTCATCGGTATTGATATGTATGATGAACTGGTGCGTCGTGCCAGTGAGAAAGCTCGTAATGCGTGGAGTCAGTCTGATGTGGAGACACCCCCTAACCTGAAGCTGGCGCTGGCGAATATCGAACAGATCGAAGAAGTTTTTGAACCGGAAGAACTGGAGCGTATTTATTTGAACTTCAGCGATCCTTGGCCAAAAGCAAAGCATGCACGTCGTCGTTTGACGCACCCGCGCTTCCTGAAGAAATACACGGAATTGCTTAATCCCAAAGGTCAGATTCATTTCAAAACCGATTCGGAAACGCTGTTTGATTTCTCACTCAACGCCATTGCCGACTTCGGCCTGCAAATGACCAATATTTCTTTGAATCTGCATCGTGATGGTTTGAATGAAGAACATGTGATGACGGAGTACGAGCAGAAATTCATGGGTAAAGGTATGAACATTCACCGGGTTGAAGTGATTGTGGGTGAAGAGGCCCTGCGTGAGTATCAGCAGACACGTCTGGACAAGTATAAAGTTCGTGAAGCTTCTGATGAGTCTGGTGAAGATCAGGAACAGGAATAAATCGAAATCTAACTTAAACTCATTAAAGAAGAGCGACACATGAGGTGAATGATTCATTCTCATAGGTCGCTCTTTTTTTGCATTAACAATCCATGTGCAATGCTCCATAAACTCAAGTCTGGGATGATTTCAAAAGTTTTCTGAATGAAATTCTTTGCGGCGATAATCGTTTGGTGTAACCCCATTGAACTTTTTGAACATGCGATAGAAGTATGAACTGTTGGTGAATCCGGTCCTCTCGGCAATGTCGGCAACGGAGTTTTCTGTCTCCACCAGCAGATGCTGGGCCTTGGCTATGCGGGTTTCGTTAATTACGTCCGTGAGCCCTTTCAGGGTGAGCTGTTTGTATAGCCTGCTTACATAGATGGGCGACATGCCCAACTCATCTGCGATAGAAGTTAGACATAGATTGGGGTCCGCATAGTCCCGCTCAATAATGCCATTGATTTTACGAATTAACTCTTCGTGCTTCAGTGTACGTTTCTCCTCGACTTTGGAACCAAGCTCATCAAACATCCGATAGAAGTGTTCATGTACTTCACTGATGTCTTCCGCGTCTTTGACAGGCAGCATCAGACCATCCGAGACTGAATCAAGCGTGAGTTGATTATTCTTCTTGAGGGTATTTCGTACATGGTTCAGTGTCATCGTCAGATGGGATAAAGCTAGCTGGAAGACGGTAAATGGATATGCGGCTGTCTCGCCGACGATGTCTGCATAGACGTGTTTGGCTTCTTCCGTCTTGCCTGTCATTAGATAATCGACAAGTTGTCTTTCCTTACCTGCTGGGAATGCGTACTCCTTGGCGTGATAAGCCATGATGTCAGAGGTATAGATCAGACAGCCCGGTCCCATGAACAAACGATGCAGTGAAGCTTCGGCTGATCTGGTGTAGGATGCAATACTGTCTTCCAATGAATCTTCTTCCGTGCCGATCGTACAGGAGATGGAGCATTTCAAATGGGTCATTACAGCTGCCTGCATCATACGTAGCAGCTCTTCGATCCGGTTATGAGCAGGTTGCCCAAGTTCATGGCTTTCCGCTTTTTCATTGAAGATGAGTGTGATCAGATCACCACCCATGTCCACAGCTTCCGCATTGTAGTGGAGATCGGCTGTCTCGGTGCAGATGTTCATCATGGCGTATTTTACAAGCTGGGTCTCATCACGATACGTTTCGCTAAATTCGGTAAAGTGGTCAATACGCAGCAATACCAGTCTGGATGCACGCTGAACATCAATGGAGGAACCATAGAACTTCATCCGTTCTTCCAGCATACCTCCAGTTACTGTTTCGCGGCCCTGTAGGGCCCCTCGTAGAAAATCCTGCCGTAACAAATGAAGACTGCCACGTCGCTCTGCTTCCATCACACGTAAACGAACAAGCACCTTATCAATAGGATGATATAGTTTTCGGGACACAAGGTAAGAGAGCAGTAACCCTGCGAAGAGAAGTCCAACACAAAACAGAACGGTATGTGTGCGCATACTCCGTATATCTGAGGTAATCAGATCATAAGGTGTTATTCTCACATAACGCCAACCCAGGTCATCGGGAGCGGTATAGGTGATGAGAGATTTTTCTCCGTCGACCTTCTCGGTAAAGTAAGCTGACTGCTCCGTATCCTGCATAATTGGCTTCATAAAAGCTTCGCTGGAGAGATTTTTCATCAATGCACGGTCGCCAAAGTCGGATAAAAGGTCTCCCTTCTCATCCACGATAAAGGTTTTGCCTGGTTGATCCACAGCATTCATATTGGGACTGAGCCAATCATCCTTGATATTAACGATGACAGCGTAGTTTAGTTTGGCATTGTCATTGATCGTGTCATAACAGAGATAGGTGTAGCTGTTAACCTCTGTCGCTTCGGTAGAACCGACCTGATATGTACGCGGGATGGGAACAAAAGGTTTATAGTCATGGAAGTTCTGGAGGATACTTTTAATCCCCTGATCGTCGATCTCCGAGATGGACTGCTGCCCATTGCGCACGTCGGAACTGATAAAGAATTCATTACTTTTGGAGTTATATACATAGATGGATTCAATAAAGGGAAGGGACATACGGTAGTTGTCGAGCTGCTCCATCGCCGATGTGATTTCATAGATATTTGGTTTGGAATAAAGCAGTAATGAAGAGATGGTGTAGTCCTGATAAATCTGATATGACAATGATTTTGCAGTCTCGGTCATTTTGGCCACTTCACGGCTGGTTTGAGTAAGACTGTTCATATCTGTACGATACACCTGGCGAAGAGCAATTCGATTATAGTTGACGTACAAAATAGAAGAAGCCACAAGTAAGGTAGCGACGGTACTGATAATAATGCCGATCAGAATCCGTGTGAAGACCTGCTGACTGTCCTCTGAACGTTTACGCATTCTGTTTCCCCCTCAAACCTCCTATTTTGGGTGAACCACATAGAATTTCATATACATACGTGAGGCTTCATAGTTGGATGAGCAGAAGAGCAAGAGTAACTTGAATTATATATTATGTATGCGTTTACATCAATGATGGACAGGCTGTTTTGCCTGTTTTCTCTACATAAAGTTCAACTTTCGCTGGATTGTTCACTAGGTGTAGCCTATGCACGATATCAACATTTGTGAACGGATGTGTGTGGATGTCTGTTCATTTCATGGTTCGTTCATTTTGTTCATAGTTCATTTCGCAGAATCGTTCATTTTCTGAAGGGAAGCTTCAGTATCCGTGAGTGAAGAGAGCATCTACAATAAAAAGAGAGCTCCACCACGTAGCACCGCAAGAAATTCGGGAGGGATCGAGCCATGCTCAAAGAATTGAACAAAAACAAAATCATGTTTCTGATGCTGTTGCCCACGCTGATCTTTTTTCTGATTAACTCGTATTTTCCGATGGTCGGCATCTATTATGCGTTCACCCGGTATGATTTTGAAGGCGGATTATTTGGCAGTCCATTTGTCGGTCTGGAGAACTTTAAGTTCCTATGGCAATCCGGAATGTTGCTCAAGCTCACAACCAATACCGTGGGTTACAATCTCGCCTTCATTATATTAGGAAACGGTCTGGCGATCTTCTGTGCGATCATGCTTAGCGAGATCCGGGGCAGGTTATTCAAAAAAATTACGCAATCCGTCATGTTCTTGCCGTATTTCATCTCATTTGTACTATTAAGTGTAATCGCTTACAACATGTTTAACTACGAGTCGGGTTTTGTGAACACGGTGCTCAAACGTTTTGAGGCCGGCCCGGTCGACATTTATAACACACCCTGGATCTGGGTATTCCTGATCATCATCTTTTACCTATGGAAAAATCTTGGATACAGCATGGTCATCTATCTGGCCGCCATAACGGGTATCAGTGATGAGTATTATGAGGCTGCCCGAATCGACGGGGCCAATATATTTCAGCGGATCTGGTACATTACAGTACCGATGCTGAAGCCAACCTTTGTCATCCTGCTGTTGTTCTCACTCGGCAGCATTATGAAGGGGCAGTTTGACCTGTTCTATCAACTGATCGGCAACAACGGGGTGTTGTACAACGCTACAGATATTATTGATACGTATGTGTATCGTTCACTGAAAGTAACGTTTGATATCGGGATGGCAACGGCAGCTGGTCTGTATCAGTCCTTGTTTGGATTCATTTTGATCATGACCGTCAACTATATTATCCGCAAAGTAAATGAGGACTACGCCTTGTTCTAGAACGCCCGCAGGGCAGGAGGGAGAACGATCATGAACACGCCAATGAATACTCACACTCGTACGAATACTCGTCTCAGAGATTCGGAATTCACTTTCATGTTTCAACTGATTTCCTACAGCTTCATCATCATTTTATCAATCATGTGCTTGCTACCGTTTCTGCTGATTTTATCCGGTTCATTCAGCAGCAACGAGTCCATTGTGAGGGATGGTTATCACCTCTTTCCAACGGACTTTTCCCTGGAAGGTTACAAAATGGTTTTTACATTCCCTACAAAGGTACTCAAGGCTTATGGGGTAACGGTCTTTACAACGGTGGTGGGGACTACGCTTGGGCTGTTCCTCATCACGATGGCCGGATTTGTGCTCCAGCGTAAGGATTTTAAATATCGGAACACGTTCTCGTTTTTTATCTACTTCACAACCCTGTTTGGTGGGGGACTTGTGCCTTGGTACATTATGTTGGCGAACTACTTCAATCTCACAGATACGTACACCGTACTGATTTTCCCGGGGTTGATGACGCCATTCCTCATTATCCTGATGAAAAACTTCATTCGCTCGGCAGTGCCGGATGAATTGATTGAGTCCGCCAAAATTGATGGAGCGAATGACTTCCGCATCTATTTCAGCATTGTGTTGAAACTGGCGATGCCTGGTATCGCCACCGTAGGTCTGTTCTTGGCACTCGGTTACTGGAATGACTGGTTTACCTCATCCCTCTTCATTAACAACCCGGATATGTACCAACTGCAATTTTATCTCTACAACACGATGAACACGATCACATTCATTGACCAGATGGCGATTGGCACAGGGATCACACTCAGTCAGGATGTGCCTACCGAATCAACCAAGATGGCAATGGCCATCGTTGTAACGGGACCGATTTTGTTCCTGTATCCGTTTGTACAACGTTATTTTGTTAAAGGACTCACCATTGGTGCAGTGAAAGGTTAGAACGTGAACACGCTGTGGGTGTCAGGCCATTGACATCATTTCCGGTCTGAAACATGGCGAGTCTGCGCTAACATATAAAGGTTCACCACAAAAAGGGAGGATGCATATGCGTAACAAAACAATTCGGCACCTGTCTCTGGTACTTGCCCTGATGTTGTTCGCCGGGGTACTTGCCGCATGTAATAACGGTTCGGGGGGATCGACGCAAGGAAGCGAGCAGGGAGGAACATCCGAGAACAAAGGCGAGAAAGTCACGCTTCAATTTTACATGCTTGGGGATGCTCCGAAAGATCTACCTGTTATTGAATCCGAGATCAATAAGCTGGCGGAGGCTGATCTGAACGTCAATGTGAAATTCAACTACACCTCATGGACCGACTGGGATCAAAAATATAAACTGTTGCTGTCTTCCGGGCAGCCGATCGATCTGATCTTCACAGCGGATTGGACATTCTACCAGTCCTATGCCAAGAAGGGTGCGTTCCTGCCACTGGATGAAATGCTGCCTACAGCAGCGCCGGCGCTGAAAGCTCATGTACCTGATGACATGTGGAATGCTGTCAAAATCAATGACAAAATCTATACTGTTCCATCAACTTGGATTGAGTATGTAACCGAGGGGATTGCGTACCGTGAGGACTTGCGCGAGAAGTACAATCTTCCGAAACCGGAATCCTTGGAGACGCTCGAAGCATATCTGGAGGGCATCAAAGCCAACGAACCCAATATGATTCCGATTGCCGATAGCAATGCCAACCATACCCATGGTATTCGTCAATTAACATCCAAGCTGGTTAATACAGCAGGTCAACTTCCATATGGACTGGATATTATGTATGACTCACCATCGACCGTGACGTCCTACTGGGGATCCGCGCAACACCTGGAAGACCTGAAAACATACAAACGCTGGATGGATAAAGGCTTTTTCCCGAAAAACGTACTGAATGTAAAGGATACTTCCAACTCATTGCTGCAAAATGGAAAAGCGGCTGTTGTTCTGTCCGGGGAGAACCCGAACAAATTTAATGCAGATGTCATCAAGGTGCAGTCTACTCATCCAGATTGGAAACTGGCTTATTTCCCGTACCCGAATGCGAAAGGGTTTGCACAACCGGTTCACCCGATCCACAATGGTTTTGCGATTCCGCGTAGCAGTAAAAACCCGGAAAAAGCATTGGCATTTTATGAGAAACTGGTGACAGACAAACGATATAACTGGTTGACTGAATACGGCGTTGAAGGCAAAAACTTCGAGGTAGATAATGGATACTACAAGATGGTAGGCGATGCACAAACAAATGGCTTCCCGCGTGAGGGCATGAATGGTTGGGCATGGCGTAACCCAGAATTCATGCTCTATGACAAAACCTTTGATGACGTGCTGACCATGTTTGAAGATCTCGACAAAATCAAGAAGCCGGATATTTATACCGGATTTGCTGAAGACTGGACACCGTACCAAGCCGAGAAGGCTGCATTGGAACAAGTAGAAAAACAATATCTGTATCCGCTTAATGTAGGTTTGGTGGCAGACGTAGAGGCTGGATTGAACACATTTATGGAGAAGGCTAAACAAGCAGGGTTGGAAAAAATTCAGGCAGAATACACCAAGCAGTGGCAGGAGTACTTGAAGTCAACAGGCATTCAATAGTTTGTACTTTCCTTCATAAAGAAAAGGTGCCTTCAATTCCGAAGGCACCTTTTCAATGTGGTTGCAGGCTTGTTTGAAGTCGTTGGTTAGAGGCGTGATTGGACGAAGAATACGGGAAGCGACATCCTATTGGGATAAATTCATAAACGGGCCTCTTCTACGGATGAAGGACGAACGTCCTCAAGCAGATCGATAATACTTTGAGCGCTCTGCATTGGATGAACCTTGGCGATTTCCGCCAGATGACGTTTGCGTTTACGTACAACATCCGGGTAGTGATGCAACAGCTTGTTCATCCATTTAACCACTACGTCGGGCGAAGTTATGGGTTCTCCCAACCCTCTTGCCGTAAAATAATGGACGTTTTCTTCTTCCTGACCAGGTATAGGGTTGTGGAACAACATGGGAATTCCTTTGGCCAAGCCTTCACTGCATGTCATTCCCCCAGGTTTGGTAATCAGAAGGTCGGATACTTCCATTAATTTGTCCACTTCGTTGGTGTATCCCATAATGTGAATGTTTTCTTTGCGATACATGGGGTTCTGTTCCATGCTGATCCGTGTTTTATCGTTGCGACCGAGACAAAAAATGATTTGAATATCTTCATGCCAGCGTGTCAGCAGCGGATGGACCAGCTTGTCGCTGAGCATTCCCCAACCGCCGCCCATCACCAGTACAGTAGGCATGTTCTTGAGGTTAAATCTGCTTCGGATCTCTTCTCGCCCGGGATGCTCCCAGAAATTTGGATGCACCGGAATGCCCGTGACTCGAATGTTGTCTGCAGGTACGCCTCGTAGCATTAGTTTGGACTTAACCTCATCTGAAGAAACTAGATAAAGGTCTACTTCGCGGTTAATCCACGTCCCATGTGCATCATAGTCGGTGATGACTGTGCATAGAGGAACCTGTACACCCAGACGCTTCAGTCTGGATATGACAGCACTTGGAATCGGATGTGTACAGACGATCGCATCGGGACGTAACTGGCGCACAACGCTGCGTGTATGTGTATAGAACAGCTTATGCAGCGCCAGTGTTGTCAGCCTGTTCAATGATTTTTTATATTGGTGTCTGTATACGTATCCGAAAAGTTTGGGTTGGTTGGTAACCGTTTTTTTGTATGCTGTTATAATCAGAGGTGCAACCTTTGGATTTAAGAAACTTCCCAGTTCAAGCACTTTTGTCTGCACGTCTGGCGAGAGCTTTCGCAAATTGCTGGACAGTGCATAGGCGGCTTGAGTATGACCCGTACCAAAGCCTTCAGATAATAGTAATACTCTTTTTTTCTCCACGCTTGCTTCACCTGTTCCTGCTAGGTTTTTCTGAGTCTAACATATCGGCTTTAAGACCAGAATGCAACTGTTGCAAGTGCGACTAAAGTACCTATTGTGGCACCCGCCAGAACATCGGAAGGATAGTGTAACCCCAGATAAATTCGAGAGAATCCGACAATAAGGGCTACAGGCAACAATATTAGCAATAAGATCGGATCAGTGGTCATAAAGGGAACTGTGACCGAAAAAATGGCAGTTGTGTGCCCTGAAGGAAACGAGTGATCCGTCAGGGGATTACGGAACGTAATTGTATCCGGCAAGGCCAGATAAGGTCGAATGCGGGGATACAATTTTTTCGCGATAGCTACAGGGATATGGCTGACCGCAAGGGC
This Paenibacillus xylanexedens DNA region includes the following protein-coding sequences:
- a CDS encoding TIGR01212 family radical SAM protein (This family includes YhcC from E. coli K-12, an uncharacterized radical SAM protein.), encoding MNAPALQSPLLRGDKRFHTWNYEMRDQFNNKVFKVMLDAGFTCPNRDGSIAKGGCTFCSARGSGDFAGSRREDLVTQFNTIRDKQHLKWPTAHYIGYFQAYTNTYAPVEELREYFEEILEQPGVVGLSIATRPDCLPDDVVDYLAELNERTYLWVEMGLQTIHDSTSTLINRAHDTKCYEEAVEKLRKRNIRVCTHIIYGLPQETHEMMLETGRAVANMDVQGIKIHLLHLMRKTPMVKQYEAGLLRFLDQDEYIKLIVDTLEMLPPEMIVHRLTGDAPRDLLIGPMWSMNKWEVLNSIDRELRERDSWQGKYWRRA
- the trmB gene encoding tRNA (guanosine(46)-N7)-methyltransferase TrmB, with amino-acid sequence MRLRGRKGIRENLEQQVDLVVLDPKQHKGKWSELFGNDHPIFVEFGMGKGQFISQMSYKYPEFNFIGIDMYDELVRRASEKARNAWSQSDVETPPNLKLALANIEQIEEVFEPEELERIYLNFSDPWPKAKHARRRLTHPRFLKKYTELLNPKGQIHFKTDSETLFDFSLNAIADFGLQMTNISLNLHRDGLNEEHVMTEYEQKFMGKGMNIHRVEVIVGEEALREYQQTRLDKYKVREASDESGEDQEQE
- a CDS encoding AraC family transcriptional regulator — its product is MRKRSEDSQQVFTRILIGIIISTVATLLVASSILYVNYNRIALRQVYRTDMNSLTQTSREVAKMTETAKSLSYQIYQDYTISSLLLYSKPNIYEITSAMEQLDNYRMSLPFIESIYVYNSKSNEFFISSDVRNGQQSISEIDDQGIKSILQNFHDYKPFVPIPRTYQVGSTEATEVNSYTYLCYDTINDNAKLNYAVIVNIKDDWLSPNMNAVDQPGKTFIVDEKGDLLSDFGDRALMKNLSSEAFMKPIMQDTEQSAYFTEKVDGEKSLITYTAPDDLGWRYVRITPYDLITSDIRSMRTHTVLFCVGLLFAGLLLSYLVSRKLYHPIDKVLVRLRVMEAERRGSLHLLRQDFLRGALQGRETVTGGMLEERMKFYGSSIDVQRASRLVLLRIDHFTEFSETYRDETQLVKYAMMNICTETADLHYNAEAVDMGGDLITLIFNEKAESHELGQPAHNRIEELLRMMQAAVMTHLKCSISCTIGTEEDSLEDSIASYTRSAEASLHRLFMGPGCLIYTSDIMAYHAKEYAFPAGKERQLVDYLMTGKTEEAKHVYADIVGETAAYPFTVFQLALSHLTMTLNHVRNTLKKNNQLTLDSVSDGLMLPVKDAEDISEVHEHFYRMFDELGSKVEEKRTLKHEELIRKINGIIERDYADPNLCLTSIADELGMSPIYVSRLYKQLTLKGLTDVINETRIAKAQHLLVETENSVADIAERTGFTNSSYFYRMFKKFNGVTPNDYRRKEFHSENF
- a CDS encoding carbohydrate ABC transporter permease, which produces MFQLISYSFIIILSIMCLLPFLLILSGSFSSNESIVRDGYHLFPTDFSLEGYKMVFTFPTKVLKAYGVTVFTTVVGTTLGLFLITMAGFVLQRKDFKYRNTFSFFIYFTTLFGGGLVPWYIMLANYFNLTDTYTVLIFPGLMTPFLIILMKNFIRSAVPDELIESAKIDGANDFRIYFSIVLKLAMPGIATVGLFLALGYWNDWFTSSLFINNPDMYQLQFYLYNTMNTITFIDQMAIGTGITLSQDVPTESTKMAMAIVVTGPILFLYPFVQRYFVKGLTIGAVKG
- a CDS encoding ABC transporter permease codes for the protein MLKELNKNKIMFLMLLPTLIFFLINSYFPMVGIYYAFTRYDFEGGLFGSPFVGLENFKFLWQSGMLLKLTTNTVGYNLAFIILGNGLAIFCAIMLSEIRGRLFKKITQSVMFLPYFISFVLLSVIAYNMFNYESGFVNTVLKRFEAGPVDIYNTPWIWVFLIIIFYLWKNLGYSMVIYLAAITGISDEYYEAARIDGANIFQRIWYITVPMLKPTFVILLLFSLGSIMKGQFDLFYQLIGNNGVLYNATDIIDTYVYRSLKVTFDIGMATAAGLYQSLFGFILIMTVNYIIRKVNEDYALF
- a CDS encoding class I SAM-dependent methyltransferase — protein: MGFLSVLSCAHQWIASRLQPGDLAIDATVGTGADTLFLAQQVGRRGQVIGFDIQSEALTLAQARIRKQTDEAKLGSISMLQLSHDRMAEAVPESWLGAVGAVMFNLGYLPSESADSSIITETDSTIAALEAALALLRPRGIITVVLYPGHDGGAQEAAAVLEWSSALPVEQAQVVMYRQLQRETSPFLIGIEKK
- a CDS encoding MGDG synthase family glycosyltransferase; its protein translation is MEKKRVLLLSEGFGTGHTQAAYALSSNLRKLSPDVQTKVLELGSFLNPKVAPLIITAYKKTVTNQPKLFGYVYRHQYKKSLNRLTTLALHKLFYTHTRSVVRQLRPDAIVCTHPIPSAVISRLKRLGVQVPLCTVITDYDAHGTWINREVDLYLVSSDEVKSKLMLRGVPADNIRVTGIPVHPNFWEHPGREEIRSRFNLKNMPTVLVMGGGWGMLSDKLVHPLLTRWHEDIQIIFCLGRNDKTRISMEQNPMYRKENIHIMGYTNEVDKLMEVSDLLITKPGGMTCSEGLAKGIPMLFHNPIPGQEEENVHYFTARGLGEPITSPDVVVKWMNKLLHHYPDVVRKRKRHLAEIAKVHPMQSAQSIIDLLEDVRPSSVEEARL
- a CDS encoding phosphatase PAP2 family protein, coding for MSRLFLKFQDYDRNVFMWINGRLHNRFMNFWLYYFTHLGGATSSIAISLLIWLLAPAPWSTTGLQACIALAVSHIPVAIAKKLYPRIRPYLALPDTITFRNPLTDHSFPSGHTTAIFSVTVPFMTTDPILLLILLPVALIVGFSRIYLGLHYPSDVLAGATIGTLVALATVAFWS
- a CDS encoding ABC transporter substrate-binding protein, with translation MHMRNKTIRHLSLVLALMLFAGVLAACNNGSGGSTQGSEQGGTSENKGEKVTLQFYMLGDAPKDLPVIESEINKLAEADLNVNVKFNYTSWTDWDQKYKLLLSSGQPIDLIFTADWTFYQSYAKKGAFLPLDEMLPTAAPALKAHVPDDMWNAVKINDKIYTVPSTWIEYVTEGIAYREDLREKYNLPKPESLETLEAYLEGIKANEPNMIPIADSNANHTHGIRQLTSKLVNTAGQLPYGLDIMYDSPSTVTSYWGSAQHLEDLKTYKRWMDKGFFPKNVLNVKDTSNSLLQNGKAAVVLSGENPNKFNADVIKVQSTHPDWKLAYFPYPNAKGFAQPVHPIHNGFAIPRSSKNPEKALAFYEKLVTDKRYNWLTEYGVEGKNFEVDNGYYKMVGDAQTNGFPREGMNGWAWRNPEFMLYDKTFDDVLTMFEDLDKIKKPDIYTGFAEDWTPYQAEKAALEQVEKQYLYPLNVGLVADVEAGLNTFMEKAKQAGLEKIQAEYTKQWQEYLKSTGIQ